A genomic window from Solanum stenotomum isolate F172 chromosome 10, ASM1918654v1, whole genome shotgun sequence includes:
- the LOC125841487 gene encoding auxin-responsive protein SAUR36-like, with protein sequence MMKVRGFRLGRRLVRVFKLFIHRRKKGKISYKRLGSSNCATKAISKLCNFGNLLKHGVKSVNFVKPGSGYIRVGSELMDQNQIPKGHLAVYVGEKEDVACRVLVPVIYFNHPLFVDLLREAEMVYGFNHSGGIQIPCRISEFENVQSRIAATGGGGSCRERRSWRYKYW encoded by the coding sequence atgatgaaagtTAGAGGATTTAGGCTTGGAAGGAGACTTGTGAGAGTTTTCAAATTGTTTATTCATAGgagaaaaaagggtaaaatcagCTACAAACGTTTGGGATCTTCCAATTGTGCAACAAAAGCAATTTCAAAGCTATgtaattttggaaatttgttgAAGCATGGGGTTAAAAGTGTAAATTTTGTGAAACCCGGGTCGGGTTATATTCGGGTCGGATCAGAATTGATGGATCAGAACCAAATACCAAAGGGTCATTTGGCTGTGTATGTTGGTGAAAAAGAAGATGTTGCATGTAGAGTTTTAGTGCCTGTGATTTACTTTAATCATCCTTTGTTTGTTGATTTGTTGAGAGAGGCTGAAATGGTTTATGGGTTCAATCATTCGGGTGGGATCCAAATCCCTTGTCGGATATCTGAATTCGAGAACGTTCAATCGAGAATCGCAGCCACGGGTGGTGGTGGGAGTTGTCGCGAAAGGCGGAGCTGGAGGTATAAGTACTGGTGA